The Raphanus sativus cultivar WK10039 chromosome 2, ASM80110v3, whole genome shotgun sequence genome includes a region encoding these proteins:
- the LOC130507848 gene encoding uncharacterized protein LOC130507848, whose protein sequence is MQRLQISSRPSEEFLINLSPDSSSADDLVVYDVAKKELVLHNNSYKSVNRERAVHIIPLVLFLCAFVLWAFSTATHSFKNSMQT, encoded by the coding sequence ATGCAGAGGTTACAGATTAGTTCTCGGCCATCCGAAGAGTTTCTGATTAACCTCTCGCCGGATTCTTCAAGTGCCGACGACCTCGTGGTCTATGATGTCGCCAAGAAGGAGCTGGTGCTTCACAACAATAGCTACAAGTCTGTTAATAGAGAGAGAGCTGTTCACATAATCCCTCTGGTTCTCTTTCTATGTGCTTTTGTTCTTTGGGCTTTTTCAACTGCTACTCATAGTTTCAAAAATAGCATGCAAACGTAA